The Blautia hydrogenotrophica DSM 10507 genome window below encodes:
- a CDS encoding oligopeptide/dipeptide ABC transporter ATP-binding protein — protein sequence MEFLLETDHLKKYYGKETASKGSRNSIVKAVDGVSLKIEKGRSLALIGESGSGKTTFGKLVAGLEKPSEGTISFLGKEVQNLKERDFRPFRRELQMIFQSSNGVFDPTYTIGESIREVMQNYMPMSPAEYEDAIDEILEKVGLEPAMKHRYVSQLSGGQCQRANIARALVLRPKLVICDEPVSSLDFSIRKQILNLLNDMQEEFGLTYLLITHDLSNVPYVCKAVAIMYQGKVVEYIDRTDCIWQLAFHPYTKLLFQSIPATDPRKRKIGMNDTELHISETAAVQGCCYQNRCSLCTKKCKIEEPELVLAGDEHWVACHHFENMK from the coding sequence ATGGAATTTTTATTGGAGACAGATCATCTAAAAAAATATTATGGAAAAGAAACGGCATCGAAAGGTAGCAGAAATTCCATAGTAAAAGCTGTAGACGGAGTCTCTTTAAAGATCGAAAAAGGAAGATCTTTGGCACTGATCGGAGAGAGCGGCAGCGGAAAGACCACATTTGGAAAACTGGTAGCTGGTCTGGAAAAACCTTCCGAGGGAACCATTTCTTTTTTGGGCAAGGAAGTACAGAATTTAAAAGAGCGGGACTTTCGGCCATTCAGAAGAGAACTACAGATGATTTTTCAGAGCAGCAATGGCGTCTTTGACCCCACTTATACCATTGGGGAAAGCATTCGGGAAGTCATGCAAAATTATATGCCGATGTCTCCAGCAGAATACGAGGATGCCATTGACGAGATCTTGGAAAAAGTGGGATTGGAGCCAGCGATGAAACATCGGTACGTAAGCCAGTTAAGTGGAGGACAGTGTCAGCGGGCCAATATTGCCAGAGCTTTGGTACTGCGTCCTAAATTGGTCATCTGTGATGAACCGGTATCCAGCCTGGATTTTTCTATTCGAAAGCAGATTTTAAATCTGTTAAATGATATGCAAGAGGAGTTCGGTCTTACTTATTTGCTAATCACCCATGATTTGTCAAACGTTCCTTATGTGTGCAAAGCAGTAGCCATTATGTATCAGGGAAAAGTGGTAGAGTACATAGACCGAACAGACTGTATTTGGCAGCTTGCCTTCCACCCTTATACGAAACTGCTGTTTCAATCCATCCCGGCTACGGATCCTCGTAAAAGAAAAATCGGAATGAATGACACAGAGCTGCACATCTCTGAAACCGCTGCGGTACAGGGCTGCTGTTATCAAAACCGCTGCAGTTTATGCACGAAAAAATGTAAAATAGAGGAACCGGAGTTGGTATTGGCAGGAGACGAACATTGGGTCGCCTGTCACCATTTCGAAAACATGAAATAG
- a CDS encoding ABC transporter ATP-binding protein — MKIQNLRVDFLTKTGTIQAVKGVNLTVPKGKITALVGESGSGKSVTSLAVLGLLPRNGKIVEGEITAEGMEFGKLSKEQKKRWNGSTVGMIFQDPSASLNPLYTVGNQITEGIRQRQKMKKEEAEKLALSYLKAVKLPNPKQLMKKYPFELSGGMCQRVMIAIAMALKPKYLIADEPTTALDVTVQRQILSEIYRMSREQKMGILFITHDLGVVAEIADQVYIMQVGEIVEAAPVDEIFHRPTHPYTKKLLSAIL; from the coding sequence TTGAAAATTCAAAATCTGCGAGTGGATTTTCTGACAAAAACAGGGACCATACAAGCTGTCAAAGGAGTGAATTTAACGGTCCCAAAAGGGAAAATTACTGCACTGGTGGGAGAGAGCGGCAGCGGAAAGTCTGTAACTTCTCTGGCTGTGCTGGGGCTACTGCCTCGAAACGGAAAAATCGTGGAAGGAGAGATCACAGCGGAAGGAATGGAGTTTGGAAAGCTCTCCAAAGAACAGAAAAAGAGATGGAACGGTAGTACTGTGGGGATGATTTTTCAAGACCCCAGTGCTTCTTTAAATCCCCTCTATACTGTGGGAAACCAGATCACTGAGGGAATTCGGCAGCGGCAGAAAATGAAAAAGGAAGAAGCGGAAAAATTAGCTTTATCTTATCTGAAAGCAGTCAAACTTCCAAATCCGAAGCAGCTTATGAAGAAATATCCGTTTGAGCTAAGCGGCGGGATGTGTCAGCGGGTAATGATTGCAATAGCCATGGCGTTGAAGCCCAAATACTTGATAGCAGACGAGCCTACCACTGCCTTGGACGTGACGGTTCAAAGGCAGATTCTCTCGGAAATTTATCGGATGAGCCGAGAACAAAAAATGGGAATCCTGTTTATCACTCATGACCTTGGAGTCGTGGCTGAGATTGCAGATCAGGTCTACATTATGCAAGTTGGAGAGATCGTGGAAGCTGCTCCGGTAGATGAGATTTTTCACAGACCAACCCATCCGTACACGAAAAAGCTGTTAAGTGCTATTTTGTAA
- the nikC gene encoding nickel transporter permease, translated as MKKKVKELEKNGVFHSQWSALMSQTRSKIGLAIVLLFVAAAVFAPLIAPNDPLLVDVSHKLEGPSSTYWLGTDQLGRCIASRLLWGGRNSLLYGAIVLVITLLVGVPIGLISGYVGGKTDLFFMRVIDIFMAMPSFIVALAIAGTLGASGKNLVLSMSFVYWAGYARLSRALTIQVKEQNYMMALKAGGCGHTRIIFRHVLRNIAPSIIALATMEIGTIILAIAGFSFIGLGVQPPTPEWGIMLSDSKNFIQTFPQLMIYPGIVIVIVVMAFNLLGEGMKNGMAGE; from the coding sequence ATGAAAAAGAAAGTAAAAGAGCTTGAAAAGAATGGTGTCTTCCATAGTCAATGGAGTGCGTTGATGAGTCAGACACGTTCGAAAATAGGTCTGGCAATCGTTCTGCTTTTTGTCGCGGCAGCAGTTTTTGCGCCGCTGATTGCCCCCAATGATCCACTTCTGGTAGATGTTTCTCACAAACTGGAAGGCCCAAGCAGCACTTATTGGTTGGGAACCGATCAGCTGGGACGCTGTATCGCATCTCGTTTGCTTTGGGGAGGACGAAATTCTCTTCTTTACGGCGCGATTGTATTGGTGATTACACTGTTGGTTGGTGTTCCCATCGGTTTGATCTCCGGCTATGTGGGTGGAAAAACAGACCTATTTTTTATGAGAGTGATTGATATTTTTATGGCGATGCCAAGTTTTATTGTCGCGTTGGCCATTGCCGGTACACTGGGGGCTAGTGGAAAAAATCTGGTTTTGTCTATGTCTTTTGTCTATTGGGCAGGATATGCAAGGCTTTCCCGGGCATTGACCATTCAGGTGAAAGAACAGAACTATATGATGGCCCTAAAAGCAGGAGGGTGCGGCCACACACGCATTATTTTCAGACATGTTCTCAGAAACATTGCCCCTTCCATCATCGCTCTGGCCACAATGGAAATCGGAACTATTATCTTGGCTATTGCCGGATTTTCTTTTATCGGACTTGGCGTACAGCCGCCTACACCGGAGTGGGGAATTATGCTAAGCGACAGTAAGAATTTCATTCAGACGTTTCCGCAGTTGATGATTTATCCGGGAATCGTAATTGTGATCGTTGTAATGGCTTTTAATTTACTGGGAGAGGGAATGAAAAATGGAATGGCAGGAGAATAA
- a CDS encoding ABC transporter permease — translation MIKYIGKRLLALIPILLAVSMLVFGLSVLSSGDAARVLAEQIYEHPTQTEIEQVRHENGLDQPVYRQYIRWFTNVLHGDFGESYSTRKPAMKELMSRFPVTLELAVTALVILLAVSIPLGIISAVWEHSWIDKILQVFSFFSVSLPPFWIGLMLLYFFGVKFQWISVIGGSTGGIPILAAITMDIGYFGILIRLMRTNLSDTLKKDYIRACRAKGLPGFWVVLKHGMKNAILPVITQLSTICVSLLCGSAVIESIFSIKGIGEMALEAVYTKDLPLLQCFILVLACFVVIMNLLVDLIYSMVDARIQLK, via the coding sequence TTGATAAAGTATATTGGAAAAAGGTTGCTGGCGCTGATTCCCATTCTGCTGGCAGTGTCAATGTTAGTATTTGGACTAAGCGTTCTGTCCTCAGGAGATGCCGCAAGAGTTTTAGCCGAACAAATCTATGAACATCCGACTCAGACCGAAATAGAACAGGTACGCCACGAAAATGGTTTAGATCAGCCAGTATACCGGCAGTATATTCGATGGTTTACGAACGTTCTGCACGGAGATTTTGGGGAATCCTACTCTACCCGTAAACCTGCGATGAAAGAGCTTATGAGCAGATTTCCAGTCACGTTGGAGCTGGCTGTGACTGCACTAGTCATCTTGTTGGCCGTATCCATTCCTCTTGGGATTATCTCGGCAGTCTGGGAACATTCTTGGATAGATAAAATTCTGCAGGTGTTTTCCTTTTTCAGCGTCTCCCTGCCGCCTTTCTGGATCGGACTTATGCTGCTATATTTCTTCGGTGTAAAGTTTCAGTGGATCTCCGTTATCGGTGGTTCTACCGGGGGAATTCCAATACTAGCAGCTATCACGATGGATATTGGTTATTTTGGAATTTTAATTCGTCTGATGCGGACAAATTTAAGTGACACCTTAAAAAAAGACTACATTCGCGCTTGCCGGGCAAAAGGCTTGCCAGGCTTTTGGGTTGTTTTGAAACATGGAATGAAAAATGCGATTCTTCCGGTCATTACGCAGCTTAGCACCATCTGTGTGAGTCTTCTGTGCGGTTCCGCGGTAATTGAATCTATTTTTTCTATTAAAGGAATCGGTGAGATGGCTTTGGAGGCAGTATACACCAAAGACCTGCCTTTGCTGCAGTGCTTCATTTTGGTGTTGGCCTGTTTCGTGGTGATTATGAATTTACTGGTAGATCTTATCTATTCTATGGTTGACGCCAGAATTCAGTTAAAGTGA
- a CDS encoding ABC transporter ATP-binding protein, with product MEKKNHNKTGKTRLQNVIRLSTKIKAYRLRMFGAVVCGIGHQLSIVGVSVVGAGLVGMALEGTLLEHRHQVFLLLAAVAAARIVFYFLEMWLAHDVAFKVLANFRIMLFDAIERVSPVLLLNMRSGQLASTLMSDVELLEWFFAHSFGSILVATFVPVILMICLGYLSPILPGVLLVFLILILWIPAWMRKKADRQGKIVREQLGEASAVTMEGIQGMKEILSLNNRSRYRRKNTAYMKRLYDSQLAYGKRLGTEGAFLQATLGISMLCVAAIAAQMAAKGALNTAMYPVVVVLAGMVLGPVVEVCGTARNFGLIFAAADRVYRVLETKPLVEDLGENISPEEILPEIQFEHVRFQYREELEPALKDISFCVRSGETVALVGPSGAGKSTCIQLLLRYWEPQNGQIKIGGKDLREISLESLRQLSSAVLQDVYLFRDTLRENIRLGRWNASDEEVEAAAKMALAHDFIVKMKDGYDTIAGEGGVKLSGGQRQRIAIARALLKDTPILILDEAVSNLDTENEREIQESIRTSSENRTTLIVAHRLSTIRSADQIVVLRNGQTVQTGTYEELSSEDGFFKELISSQFKQS from the coding sequence ATGGAAAAGAAGAATCACAATAAGACAGGAAAGACAAGATTGCAAAATGTTATTCGCCTATCGACAAAAATAAAAGCGTACCGTCTGAGGATGTTTGGGGCTGTAGTCTGTGGCATAGGGCATCAGTTGTCTATCGTCGGGGTCTCTGTTGTGGGAGCCGGTCTGGTAGGAATGGCACTAGAAGGGACTTTGTTAGAACATCGACATCAAGTTTTTCTTTTGTTGGCAGCTGTGGCAGCAGCCAGAATTGTTTTCTACTTTTTGGAGATGTGGCTGGCTCACGATGTGGCCTTTAAAGTTTTGGCAAATTTTCGAATTATGTTGTTTGATGCCATAGAGAGAGTATCACCAGTACTTCTCTTGAATATGCGTTCTGGCCAACTGGCATCCACACTGATGAGTGATGTGGAATTGTTGGAATGGTTTTTTGCCCATTCTTTTGGAAGTATACTGGTGGCTACCTTTGTACCAGTGATTTTAATGATCTGCCTAGGATATCTCTCACCTATTTTGCCAGGAGTCCTGCTCGTTTTTCTCATACTCATTCTCTGGATTCCAGCTTGGATGAGAAAAAAAGCAGACAGACAGGGAAAAATCGTTCGGGAGCAACTAGGAGAAGCCAGTGCGGTGACGATGGAAGGAATTCAGGGAATGAAAGAAATTCTGTCTTTAAACAACCGCTCCCGTTACCGCAGAAAAAATACTGCTTATATGAAGCGTCTCTATGACAGTCAGCTGGCATATGGGAAACGTCTCGGAACAGAAGGTGCCTTTTTGCAGGCAACTCTCGGAATATCCATGTTGTGCGTGGCTGCCATTGCAGCACAGATGGCTGCAAAAGGGGCGTTGAATACAGCTATGTATCCCGTAGTTGTAGTGTTGGCCGGGATGGTACTTGGGCCGGTGGTGGAGGTTTGCGGTACAGCCCGTAATTTCGGATTAATTTTTGCGGCTGCTGACCGGGTCTACCGAGTATTGGAGACCAAACCGTTAGTTGAGGATCTTGGGGAAAATATCAGCCCTGAGGAAATACTGCCTGAAATCCAATTTGAACATGTTCGTTTTCAATATCGCGAAGAGCTGGAACCTGCGTTAAAAGATATCTCCTTTTGTGTACGGTCTGGAGAGACAGTCGCCCTTGTGGGACCGTCCGGAGCAGGGAAGAGTACCTGTATTCAGCTTCTGTTAAGATATTGGGAGCCTCAAAACGGACAGATTAAAATCGGAGGAAAAGATCTCAGAGAAATCTCTTTAGAGAGTCTTCGTCAGCTGTCTTCTGCTGTTTTGCAGGACGTTTACCTCTTTCGGGATACTCTGCGTGAAAATATCCGTCTGGGAAGATGGAACGCTTCCGATGAGGAGGTGGAGGCAGCTGCAAAGATGGCTCTGGCTCACGATTTCATTGTTAAGATGAAAGACGGGTACGACACCATTGCCGGTGAGGGCGGCGTAAAACTTTCCGGTGGACAGCGCCAGAGAATTGCTATTGCCAGAGCACTGCTGAAAGACACGCCTATCCTAATTCTGGACGAGGCTGTGTCAAACCTGGATACGGAAAATGAGAGAGAGATCCAGGAATCCATCCGTACTTCCAGCGAAAACAGAACTACTTTGATTGTAGCGCACCGCCTGTCTACGATACGTTCTGCGGACCAGATCGTCGTTTTGAGAAATGGTCAGACAGTTCAAACCGGAACTTATGAAGAACTGTCCTCTGAGGACGGATTTTTCAAAGAACTGATCTCCTCTCAGTTTAAACAATCGTAG
- a CDS encoding ABC transporter ATP-binding protein, with the protein MGKYIRLITFLGKAKKETAVKTTISLAVVALSFTQAFFLAQGVSAVFAQEELQTVFTWFLLCLAALLARAWILRFQEGYTKKMAAKVKSVIRDVMLEKLMELGPSYRNERRSGNLQSLITDGVESFEAFLTQYLPQILVVLATTVFSTVYLWSLDPAVGLLVLVLTILSIVIPHLFMPAVSRVMIEYWQEYAQLNSQYIDDMQGMSTLKSLGASQREGKRLSKSAWKFAANSMKNLGISLSDSSVIVACTTIGTAASVALAAVHMAQGNINYQSLLIILFLSGECMKPLNDLNTYWHGSYLGLSVAEELFEVLDEPVTIKDGKTTCCFSDTLPEIQLKDLTFRYEKEGYDVLKHVDMKMEAGKVTAIVGKSGSGKSTIVNLLLRFYDYDSGTILVGEKSLKEYAAQSFRSQIAVVFQESYLFYGTVRENIKMARPDASDYAVEQAAKTANAHDFIMELPQGYDTVVGERGATLSGGERQRIAIARAILKDAPILILDEATSSVDLKNEKEIQEALERCMQGRTTVVIAHRLSAVVKADRIYVLEQGRLSGSGTHAELLSNNKVYQGLVKAQNYGKEESQ; encoded by the coding sequence ATGGGAAAATACATACGTCTGATTACCTTTCTAGGTAAAGCTAAAAAAGAGACAGCGGTAAAGACCACAATCAGTCTTGCCGTCGTGGCGCTTAGCTTTACTCAGGCATTTTTTTTGGCCCAAGGAGTGAGCGCGGTGTTTGCCCAGGAAGAACTACAGACAGTCTTTACCTGGTTTCTTCTGTGTCTTGCAGCACTTTTGGCAAGGGCTTGGATTCTTCGCTTTCAGGAAGGATATACCAAGAAGATGGCAGCAAAAGTCAAAAGCGTTATTCGGGATGTCATGTTGGAAAAGTTGATGGAATTAGGTCCGTCCTACCGCAATGAGAGGCGAAGCGGAAATCTTCAGTCTCTGATTACGGATGGAGTGGAGTCCTTTGAGGCTTTTTTGACACAGTATCTTCCTCAGATTTTGGTTGTTCTGGCGACGACGGTTTTTTCCACAGTTTACCTCTGGTCTTTAGATCCTGCCGTAGGACTGCTGGTTTTGGTTTTGACAATCCTGTCCATTGTAATTCCACATCTTTTTATGCCCGCTGTCTCACGGGTGATGATTGAATACTGGCAAGAATATGCTCAGCTAAATTCCCAATACATTGATGACATGCAGGGAATGAGTACATTAAAATCTCTGGGTGCAAGTCAAAGAGAGGGAAAAAGACTGTCAAAAAGTGCATGGAAGTTCGCAGCAAATTCCATGAAGAATCTGGGAATCTCCTTGTCAGACTCGTCAGTGATTGTCGCCTGTACGACCATTGGCACTGCCGCTAGCGTAGCGTTAGCGGCAGTTCATATGGCACAGGGAAATATCAATTACCAGTCTTTGCTGATTATTTTGTTTCTGTCTGGAGAGTGTATGAAGCCATTAAATGACTTAAATACTTACTGGCATGGAAGCTATCTTGGGCTTTCTGTCGCAGAAGAGCTGTTTGAAGTTCTAGACGAACCGGTTACCATCAAGGATGGAAAAACAACTTGCTGTTTTTCCGATACACTCCCAGAAATTCAATTGAAAGATCTCACCTTTCGCTATGAAAAGGAAGGGTATGATGTCCTTAAACACGTTGATATGAAGATGGAAGCGGGAAAAGTGACCGCGATTGTGGGAAAATCTGGTTCCGGAAAATCTACTATAGTCAATTTACTGCTTCGTTTTTACGATTACGATTCTGGAACGATTCTGGTTGGAGAAAAAAGTCTAAAGGAATATGCGGCCCAGTCTTTTAGGAGTCAAATCGCGGTGGTGTTTCAAGAATCCTATCTGTTCTATGGAACTGTGAGAGAAAACATTAAGATGGCTCGTCCAGACGCCTCTGACTATGCGGTGGAGCAGGCAGCCAAGACAGCAAATGCTCACGATTTTATCATGGAGCTTCCGCAAGGATATGACACTGTCGTTGGAGAGAGAGGGGCTACGCTCTCAGGGGGTGAAAGGCAGCGGATTGCAATCGCCAGGGCAATCCTAAAAGATGCTCCAATCTTGATCTTGGACGAAGCCACTTCCAGTGTAGATCTCAAAAATGAGAAGGAAATTCAAGAGGCTTTGGAGCGCTGTATGCAAGGTAGGACAACTGTGGTAATTGCACACAGGCTTTCCGCAGTGGTGAAAGCTGACCGGATCTATGTGTTGGAGCAGGGAAGACTGTCTGGTTCTGGAACACACGCGGAACTACTCAGTAACAATAAGGTATATCAAGGATTAGTAAAGGCACAAAATTATGGAAAAGAAGAATCACAATAA
- a CDS encoding class I SAM-dependent methyltransferase has protein sequence MELNEKIKDYWEGEADVYSRGIQEELNGPARQAWKELIGEYLPAERNLKILDVGTGPGFFPIILGEEGHQVIGIDITENMIACAKENVKQWGQQAQLLTMDCQNLKFEDESFDAILCRNITWTLDDPKRAYREWFRVLKPGGSLLVFDACWYLHLFDESLGQKYKEREEQIRRKYGRGIHAHADEEKGRVLSKRLYLSDKLRPQWDLDCLLKLGFSKVFAQRDITDRVWDELGRELNGLTPEFLVGAQK, from the coding sequence ATGGAACTGAATGAAAAAATCAAGGATTACTGGGAAGGAGAAGCTGATGTCTACAGCCGCGGAATCCAAGAAGAATTGAATGGACCTGCCAGACAGGCATGGAAAGAGCTAATCGGTGAATATTTGCCAGCAGAGAGAAATTTGAAAATATTGGACGTGGGAACAGGCCCTGGATTTTTTCCAATTATTCTAGGCGAAGAAGGCCATCAGGTCATTGGAATTGATATTACAGAGAATATGATCGCCTGCGCCAAAGAAAATGTCAAGCAATGGGGCCAGCAAGCACAACTTCTGACAATGGACTGCCAAAATTTAAAATTCGAAGACGAAAGCTTTGACGCAATCCTCTGTCGCAATATCACATGGACTTTAGACGACCCTAAGAGAGCATACAGGGAATGGTTTCGGGTACTAAAACCAGGCGGCAGTTTGCTGGTATTTGACGCCTGCTGGTATCTTCATCTTTTTGATGAGAGTCTGGGACAAAAATATAAAGAAAGAGAAGAACAGATTCGAAGAAAATACGGAAGAGGTATCCACGCTCACGCAGATGAAGAAAAAGGTAGAGTGCTGAGTAAAAGATTATATCTAAGCGACAAGCTCCGTCCCCAGTGGGATTTAGATTGCCTGCTCAAATTGGGTTTCTCCAAAGTGTTTGCCCAAAGGGACATCACAGATCGTGTGTGGGACGAATTGGGACGTGAATTAAACGGTTTGACTCCGGAATTTCTTGTGGGTGCACAGAAGTAA
- a CDS encoding fructose bisphosphate aldolase: MNTAQLERMKNGAGFIAALDQSGGSTPKALKAYGIQETEYHSEEEMFDLIHQMRSRILTSDAFTSEHILGAILFEKTMNSKVDGLYSADYLWEKKGIVPFLKVDKGLDEKKDEVQLMKPIPNLDKILEQARGRNIFGTKMRSVIHNANQKGIREIVDQQFDIGLKIVQKGFVPILEPEVNINSNSKKEAEEILIEEIMQHMKALDSSVKLIFKVSIPTVAGLYSDLMKDSKTVRVVALSGGYSRNEADELLRENPGLIASFSRALLSDLNAKQTQEEFDAALGKAIHEIYEASMAE; encoded by the coding sequence ATGAACACAGCGCAGCTAGAACGCATGAAAAATGGAGCAGGTTTTATCGCAGCTTTAGACCAGAGCGGCGGCAGCACTCCAAAAGCCTTAAAAGCTTATGGAATCCAGGAGACGGAATACCATTCTGAGGAGGAGATGTTTGATCTGATTCACCAGATGCGCAGCAGAATTCTCACCAGCGATGCTTTTACCTCGGAACATATCTTGGGCGCGATTCTGTTTGAAAAGACCATGAACAGCAAAGTGGATGGTCTGTACTCCGCAGACTATCTGTGGGAGAAAAAAGGAATCGTTCCTTTCTTGAAAGTTGATAAGGGCCTAGATGAGAAAAAAGATGAGGTTCAGCTGATGAAACCTATTCCGAATTTAGACAAAATTTTGGAGCAGGCCAGGGGGAGAAATATCTTTGGAACTAAAATGCGTTCTGTGATCCACAATGCAAACCAAAAAGGAATCCGTGAAATCGTAGATCAGCAATTCGATATAGGATTAAAGATTGTTCAGAAGGGGTTCGTGCCGATTCTTGAACCTGAAGTAAATATCAATAGTAATTCTAAAAAAGAAGCAGAGGAAATTCTGATCGAGGAAATTATGCAACATATGAAGGCACTGGATTCTTCTGTGAAATTAATTTTTAAAGTGAGTATTCCGACTGTGGCAGGTTTGTATTCAGATCTGATGAAAGATTCAAAGACTGTGCGTGTTGTAGCGCTCTCCGGCGGATACAGCCGCAACGAGGCAGACGAATTATTACGGGAAAATCCTGGCTTGATTGCAAGCTTCTCAAGAGCCCTCCTGTCAGATCTTAACGCAAAACAGACACAGGAAGAATTTGATGCTGCTCTCGGAAAGGCAATCCATGAAATCTATGAGGCATCCATGGCTGAATAA
- a CDS encoding DegV family protein encodes MKKTAIMTDSNCGLMPVDGSRLGIYVIPMPVLVDDQTYYEGQDITVEEFYKKLSEGAKVSTSQPSPGDVMEMWNRLLKDYDEVVYIPMSSGLSSTYQNASLLAQEEPYAGKVYVVNNHRISVTQAQSALDAKLLADQGKNGAYIKRILEEESMDATIYIVVDTLEYLKKGGRITPAVSAIGSMLNLKPVLTIQGEKLDMYVVKRGMKAAFKEMCKALDKDINTRLGEFYHSGQLKVGIANTAMEADKLEYFKSELKNHFPDLELVHLPLTMSIGSHVGPGGLGIGLVRAHV; translated from the coding sequence ATGAAAAAGACAGCAATTATGACAGACAGCAACTGTGGACTGATGCCTGTAGATGGCAGTCGGCTTGGAATCTATGTGATTCCCATGCCAGTTTTAGTGGACGACCAGACATATTATGAAGGACAGGACATCACCGTAGAGGAATTCTACAAAAAATTGTCTGAAGGTGCAAAAGTCAGTACCTCTCAGCCCTCGCCGGGTGACGTGATGGAGATGTGGAATCGGCTCCTTAAAGATTATGATGAAGTTGTCTATATCCCTATGTCTAGTGGACTGAGCAGTACCTACCAAAACGCGTCTTTGCTTGCGCAAGAAGAACCCTATGCTGGAAAAGTGTACGTGGTGAACAACCATAGAATTTCTGTCACTCAAGCACAGTCCGCTCTAGACGCAAAGCTTTTGGCTGACCAAGGTAAAAACGGTGCTTACATCAAGAGAATTTTGGAAGAGGAGTCCATGGATGCCACTATCTATATTGTCGTGGACACTCTGGAATATCTAAAAAAAGGCGGACGGATTACACCAGCGGTCTCCGCCATAGGTTCTATGTTGAATTTAAAGCCCGTATTGACAATTCAAGGAGAAAAATTAGATATGTATGTAGTTAAACGTGGAATGAAAGCTGCATTTAAAGAAATGTGTAAGGCACTGGACAAAGATATTAATACTCGCCTAGGGGAATTTTATCACTCTGGACAGTTAAAAGTCGGAATTGCCAACACAGCGATGGAAGCAGATAAGTTGGAATATTTCAAATCAGAGCTCAAAAATCATTTTCCTGACTTGGAACTAGTACACCTTCCGCTAACTATGAGTATTGGATCTCATGTGGGTCCTGGAGGACTTGGGATTGGATTAGTGAGAGCCCATGTCTAA